Within the Acidobacteriota bacterium genome, the region CATGCCGACACCTGACCGATTTTCGCAGCCATCTGCCTTCTCACAGCAGAATACCCCCATGCCGACCTACTCAAGTGCCAATGGGAGTGATGGCCACGCCACGATCAGCTACCCGGCGCGGGCCACGCTCCGCGAAGCCACCGAACGGCTTGAAGTCCAGATGATGACCCAGGTTTTGGAGCGAACTGGCCACAACATTTCGCGGGCCGCCCGTGAACTGGGCCTTTCCCGCCGTGGCCTGCGGCTCAAGATGGAACAACTGGGATTGGGCGCGGGAATGAAAAATGAAGAATGAGGCTAGTGGTTAGTAGTTAGTGGTTAGTGGTTGCAAATCAATGCCTTCCGAGAACCAGGTTTTCTTCATTTCCCCAATTTCGCCCAAAATATCACCACGTTGCTGAAAGATCTGTGCTGACAGTCCGGGACCTGGTTCACAATGGGAACTCTCGTCGAGCCGTGAGTCGCATCACACTGCACCACACTCTTCTGGTGACTCCCTGTACCTGACTTCCACCTGGTCCTTTTTGTCCTTTCTGTCCTTTCTGTCCTTTTTTTCACCACATTTGAGACCAAACCTGAGCCAACAGTCGGTATTTTGGGCGAAATTGAAGGAATGAAAAATATGGAGTGCTGTGACTTGTCACAGCTTTGAATCGAATCGGCTTTTCTGTTTCAGAATATTTTCAATCACTTCACTGACCTGCTCAGCCCGGACATCCCAGGTGCTGCCCATGACAGCCTGTTGCCGGGACTGGCGTGATTCGGGCGAATCCGCGGCCAGTACCGATTCGATACATTCGATGAAGTGGTCGTAACTCCGAACAATCCGCAAGATGCCGTCCAGCGGTTCATATTCATAGAGCGGCGTAATGACGACGGGTTTGCCAGTGGCGAGATATTCGCGGACTTTGATCGCGCTCCCGTAGTTAACGAATTCGTTGTTCGTCACCCACGGCAACACGCAGACGTCAAACTGCCCGGCAAAAGCTGGAAGACTGGCATAGGGTTGGGATGAAATACAGTGGACGTTGGGCAACGATTCGATGTCCAGTGGGCTGGTCTTCAAACCAATAAACACAAACTGCCAGTCCGGATGCCGCTTGGTGACATACCGGATCAAATCCTGATCAATCAACCACGTCTCAATCGCTCCGAAATACCCCAAAATTGGTTTGCCTTTGGCCTTAATTTCTTTCAGTTCAGGCGGGCAATCCCAGGTTTTCGATGTCGTCGAAGCAAAATGCTCGAAATCAACCGCCTGCTCAAGCAAGCGTGATTTTTCCAGTCCAGCCGTGGCATCAGCCAGCAATTTCCGGCCAGAGTAATAGACGACATCTGCCGCCTCGATCAGGTCAGCGTGGAGCTTGCGAATCAAGGCTGACCGGTCACCATGATCCATCGTGTTGGCGTCATATTTGTCTGAAACCTGGTAAATCAAGGCCGATTCACCCAGCCGTCCGACCATATCGCGAGCGGTGGGAATCGCCACCCAGAGCACTGGCGACCGAAATCCTAAAATCCAGGCCAGAAATCGAATTTGAAACTGGAGCAACCCCAGGTTGATACTCCGTCCCAATGAACTCGAAAAAAATGGAAGGACAATCGGGGTCACCACCCAGATCCCTTCCGGAGTACGGCGCACAAATTTCAGGTAACTTTTGAGCTTGCGACGAACTTTCGCGAAAAAATCCCGACTTCTGACGCTGGGCAGCCCCATTGAAATCGAGTTGATGAACATCACGCGGTTGTGGCGCACAAACCGCTTCATGAGGTGATTTTTGGAATGTGGATGGTGATACCACCAGTCCTCACCAGCAAAACAAATGATGGATTGATTTTGGATCACAATGTCGGGTTCCGGGTTCCGGGTTCCGGGTTTATTAAAAGTTTTTGGGTTGAAGGACCAGATCGCGGGGTCAAGTGTCCGCCGCTCACTGCTTTGAATTGCCGAGAATCAACTGTGCGGCGCCCCAGATGGCAATCCCAATGCCTAACACCATCACACAGGCCATAAACCCCACCAGAATCGCCTGACTTTTGAACACAATGGCGACCACGGCGCCGAGAATCAAGAGCCCAAACCCCAGTATCAACTTGATAACTGCCATCAAGCGACGTTTCTGGGCAGTGGCGTTTTGATCCGGCAGGGTGTGCTGGTTTCCAGATGGGTGCGGTGCGACTGTCCGATTGCCGCCAGTTACCAGCCCAGCCTGGGCGCCTCCCTGGTCAACGGTTGATGGAATGAAGGGTGTTTCACTCTGTGACTCAGGAATGGGGCGATTCAAAAACTGGGGGCCGCCTGGCTGGGGCGATGAATCAGGGAGAGGTCTGGGAGTAATCAATTCTGGCGGGGGTGGTGCATTCCGCGCCCAGGCGGGAATATCATTTCCTCGAGGTGTTTCAGGCATCCGGTTTTGATCTTTTTGCAGCAAGACTGGCCCCGGAGCCCGCTCGGCCTTGGGTGTAATCAGGGCACCCGGGATTGCAGGGCCAGAAAATGAATCAACATGAACTGGCGGCGGTGTGGCTACCATCCAGGGCATATCAAACCGAAGCTTTGGGCCGCCGATTCCAAACTCGATCACATCGCCATGGGTTAACACGATCTCTTTGACCCGGTTGCCTTTATGATAGGTCCCATTGGTGCTGCCAATATCGCGTAGAATGAATTTGTTTCCTTCAAAGAGCAAATGGGCGTGTCGGGTTGAAGCCAGCGTATCATTCAAATCCATCTGCAACATACTGCCGGGATCGCGTCCAACAGTTGCCGGAAAGGTTGAAAGAATCAGTTTTTCACCCTTGCGCAGTCCAGTCAAAAACACGACTTCAATAAACGGCGCTCCAGGTGGTATAGCCTCAGAACTCACGGTGATCACATTTGAAGGCTCAGCCGAAGCTGGCGCTTCAGCCGTCAAGGTCTCGTCGGCGCCCATATCCCGGAGCATCATTCCGGGCTGGCGGTATTTCGCTCCACGCGCCCCTCCTGCCGGAGTGAGTGTTGAACCACAGCGGGTACAAAACTTTGCGTCATCTCGATTGACGATACCGCAGGTTGGACATTGCATAACGCACATTCCTAAATGGGGTATAGATTTCCACACGGGTTGCCGCAAGTCTAACACGGTCAACAAACATTTCAAGATAAGGCCAAAATTTCACCTGAGGCTTCAAATTTCTGCAGCAGTTCAACGTCAAATTCAGGGCAACCCTGTGCTAGGATTTCGCTTCTGCTGGATAAATCCATCTCTTTTCCCCAATTACTTTTTCATCTGGGCTTTTAGTCAGTAGTCAGTAGTCAGTAGTTTTCTAAAGTTGTTTACTTGAATTACTTAGCTGTCTACCTGCCGGAAGCGATGATTTTATTTTTGTATCAATTCTCAGATAGGAGCCGACGCATATGACACCTTCTTCACGTTTTGGCTATCAAGGTTCCGCGATTCGAAATCCATTTATTTCCACCAGTTTATTGATTCTGATTTTCGTGGTTGGTTTCTGGGTCACTGCGACTGACGTCGCCGCACAGGAAACTTCGACTCAAAAACCGCGAGTTCTGTCCAAAGGGCGAACCAAAAGCCGCGGAGACCGGCCTCCGCGCGGCATCAAAAGCGAGTTTGGCGAATCTGGCCGCTCAGCCGGACGTGGCGGCAAGGGCTTTGGGAAAAATATCGCCAAAGGTCGGGTTCTGCGCGCCGGTAAAGAATTTGGCAAAGGCATGGGCGGCTTTGGCAAACACCTTGGCAAAGGCGTCGGCAAAAGCGTCAAGCATGCCTTTAAACCATAGTCGGGTTCCGGGTTCCGGGTTTTCGAAGGAGGGCGCGGTTCAAAGCAACAGCGCCCTTACTTTCCTATCCCCTATCCCCTACCCCCTATCCCCCATAAGCGCCAGGATAAGAAACCCCGTGTCCTTTCCGTTGGCATTGAACGACGATCTTGTAGGGTTTGGATCTCGTCCTGGCGTGACCGTGGGCTTCGCACCACGGCTATTAAACAACGACCCTGCGGGCCTCAAATCCTTATCCTGGCGCTTATGCCCCTATCCCCTATCCCCTATCCCCTATCCTCTATTCTCTTCCCCAGCTTGCAATCCCTCTGCCCCTTCCTCTACCCTTCCTGGTTTACCCCTGAATCACAATTTTTGACGATGTTTTGCAGGAAGTACCTTGATGAAATTTGAACTTGTTTCGCCCTATAAACCAACCGGAGATCAACCGCAGGCGATTGAAACTCTGGTTCGCAATGTTCAAGCTGGGAGTCCATCTCAAGTCTTACTCGGCATTACCGGCAGTGGTAAAACCTTCACGATTGCCAACATGATCGAACAACTCCAGCGCCCAACGCTGGTGATGGCCCATAACAAAACCCTGGCGGCACAGCTCTTTCAGGAATTTCGGGGATTTTTTCCGAAAAACGCGGTTGAGTACTTCGTCAGTTATTATGACTACTATCAGCCAGAAGCCTATGTCGCTTCGACTGATACATACATTGAAAAAGAAGCCACCATCAATGAAGAAATTGACCGGCTTCGGCTCTCAGCCACCCGGTCGGCCTTTGAGCGCCGCGATTTTGTGATTGTTTCTTCAGTTTCATCAATTTACGGGATTGGCGACCCGGATGCCTATTTTGGAATGTCGTTGTTTATTGAACCAGGTCAGGTCTTGAAACGCCAGGAACTCCTCAAGCGACTGGTTGAACTCCAGTATGACCGCAATGATGTTGATTTTGTCCGGGGTTCGTTTCGGGTTCGGGGTGATGTGGTCGAAATCTATCCAAGCTATTCGGAACAGGCAATTCGAGTTTCGTTTTGGGGTGACGAAATTGACACCATGAATGTCGTTGACCCGTTGCTGGGTGAAATCCTGGAACCAATCACCCACCGCTACCCGATTTATCCGAAATCGCACTACGTTATGCCCAAAGACGTGCTCAAACGGGCTGTCGTAACAATCAAAGAAGAACTCGAAACCTGGGAACCGCAACTCCTGGAAATGGGCAAACTGGTCGAGGCGCAACGGCTACGACAACGCACAATCTATGATCTGGAAATGATTCGCGAACTCGGTTTCTGTCGCGGGATTGAAAACTATTCACGGCATTTGACCGGTCGCCCGGCAGGTCAACCACCTCCCACGTTGTTTGACTATCTGCCAAAAGATACCCTGATTGTGGTGGATGAAAGCCACCAGTCAATTCCGCAAATTCGTGGAATGTATGAAGGCGACCGCTCACGCAAATCAACCCTGGTCGAATATGGCTTTCGATTGCCGTCCGCGATGGATAACCGCCCGCTCAAGTTTGCAGAATGGGAAAAACGAATTGGCCAGACCATTTTTGTGTCGGCCACGCCCGGTCCCTACGAGTTGCAAAAAACCGGCGGTGAAATCATCGAACAGATTATCCGCCCGACCGGGCTGCTTGATCCGCTGATTGATGTCCGCCCGGTGCGTGGTCAGATTGATGACTTGCTGCACGAAATCAGGCTGCGAACGGCCAAAAAACAGCGCGTGATTGTGACCACGCTGACCAAAAAAATGTCAGAGGACCTGACTGATTACTACCTTGATGTCGGGGTCAATGTCCGCTATCTCCATTCAGAAATTGAGACATTGGAACGCATTAAAATTTTGCGTGACCTGCGGCGCGGTGATTTTGATGTGTTGATTGGAATTAATTTGCTGCGTGAAGGGATGGACCTGCCTGAAGTCTCGCTGGTTGCGATTTTGGATGCCGACAAGGAAGGCTTTTTACGCAGTGAATCATCGCTGATTCAAATCATTGGCCGTGCCGCCCGTCATTCTGAAGGCCAGGCAATTCTCTATGCTGACAAAATGACCGACTCGATGCGGCGTGCCATCAATGTCACATTGTATCGGCGGGAAATCCAGGAACGCTACAACACCGAACACGGCATCACGCCCCAAACCATCATTAAACCGATTGAAGCCACACTGGTTACGGCTTATGAAGCCGATTACTTCAAAGTCCCGCTTGATCTCGACAAATTTGAGGAATACACACCGGAAAACCTCGACACGACCATCAAACAACTCGAACACGACATGCGCGAAGCCGCCAAAAAGCTGGAGTTTGAACGTGCCGCCGAGCTCCGCGACAAACTCAAATATCTGAAAGAACGGCAGGTACTGAGGAACGAAGGGTAGGGTTTGGGGTTTGGGGTTCGGGGTTCGGGGCAGAAAAGGACAAAAAGGACAAAAAGGACGAAAGAGACCAAAAGGACGAAAAGAAAATCAAATTCGAAGAACCCTGAACCCTGAACCCTGAACCCTGAACCCTGAACCCTGAACCCTGAACCCTGAACCCTGTGAACCCTAAAATGCCCTAGTCATCATCGTGGTCGCGGTCACGCCCGCGTGACCGGTCAGACTGGGGACTCGGAGCGGTCGAGACCGTCGCTTCGGGTCGAGCCATGGCTGAGTGGATGCCAGCCTCATGAACCAACCGTCCTCCCTGATGAGCAGCCAGCCCTAAAACACCGGCACAAACAACATAGGCCAGGAGGAAAACCACATGGGCGCCAATCCAGAGTGGTTGGGCAATGGTTTTCTTGAGGAGAACCGGCAGAAATGACAGTCCGGCAAACGTAGCGGTCAGCCCGAGAAATAACCATTGGGCCAGTTCAGCCAGGTCTTCGTGCCGTTCCAAAATGGCTTCGGCCTGGGCCAGATGCTCAACCGGCTCGGAGGCAGCTTCACCAGTCTGTACCGCCACGACCGCCGCAATGGTGCCAATCACCATCAAAACCAGCGCCGAAACAGTAAAGGCTTTGGCGCTCTTTTGAAAAATCAAACTCAGAACAATAAAAAGTGGCGCTACAAAGAGCAGCGCAATCGGGAAATGGATCACAATCGGATGTAACTCGCTCCAGGTGGGCAGTGATGGGAACATTTTTAGGGCCTCCGTTTATATTGAATTATGAATTATGAATTATGAATTACGAAAAGCTAAAACCTTGCTATTCAATCAGATAATTCATTTTCAAATATTCAATTGTCTTCTTTGCGGCTTGTGTTTTGAGTGTAGTGGGAGACACCTAAATACAGCATAAATGCAGACAAGCTAGCTCTATATTGACCAGCCATCGTGAATCAGGCCAACCACATACCATTCGTGGTTGAATTCTTCGAAAACAACTCTCAAGCTGCTCCAATCGCGGTAATCAATTGTCTTATCGCGACCTGGAACATAGTACTCAACAAAGATTCCCTGTGGGTAAATCTCCAAGACATTATTTACCGTGTTGCCTTCTCCAATCACCTGATTAAAAGCGATCTTGGGAGATTTCAGGTAATCCCGTTGATAGAGAAATTGCGAAAAGTACTGTTTCGGAGTCAGTCGAATTGACGCTCCGCTTCCATCTGACTCACCCCACGCATAGCGTTTCTGGATCGTGAAGAGGTTTTTCACCTGAGTTTGTGTAAAAACAATGTCAGATTGAGGATTTACATAAGCTGAAGGTGAAAACCGGACTCCTTTCTTTGGATGGACAAAGCTGGACAAGGCTTTCATGTCACGATCTCGAAGCGCGACCACAACAGCACGGGTGCGGTTACCAACAAGTTGTTCAACCTCTCTTGATGTCATCCGCTTGGTTTGAACCATAGCTGGTCGGACTTTTACCATTGCCGGGAGCGCAAGGTTCTGAACCAAACCTGTAATAAAAACCCCCAGGCAAACACTCACGCTGAGTTTTAAGTATCTGGTCATTCTGATTCTCCCTTGATTCACACGCCCGCCTGACAGATCATTGGGTTCACCTGAGCCAATTGCATTTCGAATGAACTTCATAATTTTTACTTCCCTTCGATATTAATTTCATACCTGTTCAATTTTGTCTTTGAAGCAGTCCTTGGCAATCCACATTCCAGAGCTGGACAGATACCTTTTTATGCCAGAATCCCACCAAGAAACCGGATATATCTCCAATCAGGTCCAGCGAGTGCTGATCTGGTTACTGGTCGCCAACGTGGCCGTCGTTATTGCCAAAGCCACCGCCGGATGGCTGGCCGGGTCCTTGAGCGTGATGAGCGATGCGGCACACTCGCTGACGGATTCACTCAACAACATCGCCGGGATTGTCCTCATTCGACTGGCAACTCGTCCAGCCGATTGGGATCACCCTTACGGACACAGCAAAATTGAACAAATCGGCGCCTTTGGAATCACTGGCCTGATGTGCCTCACGGCTTACGAGATTGGCCGCGAAGCCATCTCCGGCTGGTGGCGGGGTGAGATACCAGTGGTAAATATCTCAACGCTCACGCTTGGCGTGATGGTTGGCACACTGGCTATCAACATTGCCGTCGTGTGGTATGAACGCCGGGCTGGACAACGTCTGCAAAGCATTTTCCTGATTGCAGATGCCCAGCACACCATGAGCGATATTTATGTCACGATTGGAGTTTTATCAGGGCTGGTTTTTGTCAAACTGGGGTATGTCTGGATTGACCGCTTTGTCGCGCTGCTGGTGGTTTGCGCGATTGTCTATGGAGCATTCAATGTCGTGCGGGAGGCAGGCTCGGAATTGATGGATACGGTGGCGGTTGATGCGAAAAGTCTGGCTCAACTTGCGAGCGAACTTCCAGATGTGGTGGAGGTACGAGATGTCCGGTCACGAGGGCGTGGAATGTATGGATTTGTTGAATTAACCATTGTGGTTGATCATAACGACCTTCGCCGCGCCCATCGCTCAACAGAAGTTCTGGAAAACAACATCCGGCAAAAATACAACCTGCATACGGTGACCATTCATATCGAACCATCAGGGGAATGAAGAATAAAGAAGCCTTCTAGTGGTTAGTGGTTAGTGGTTAGTTTTTGGCTCTTGGTTCTTCTTCGAAAGTATTGATTTCTAACCACTAACCACTAACCACTTTTTTATTCTTCATTCTTCAGCGACGCCATATCAATCACAAAGCGGTACTTCACATCGCTTTTGAGGAGCCGTTCATACGCCTGATTGATTTGCTGAATTGAAATGAGTTCGATGTCGCTTGTGATGCTGTGTTCAGCGCAGAAATTGAGCATTTCCTGGGTTTCGACAATCCCACCAATGCCTGAACCAGCAAAGTTGCGGCGCGGCAGGATTAGATTGAAGGCACTGACCGGTAATGGATGTTCTGGCGCGCCGACCAGCACGAGCGTTCCATCCAGCTTGAGCAACTTGAGGTAGGCGTTGATGTCATGGTCAGCCGAGACGGTATCCAGAATAAAATCAAAGCGATTCTTGTGTTTTGCCATTTCATCCGGATTGGTTGAAATGATGACTTCGTCGGCGCCCAATCGGTGCGCATCAGTGGCTTTTCCGGGTGAAGTGGTAAACAGCGCTACATGAGCCCCAAAAGCATGGGCAAATTTGACGCCCATATGGCCAAGTCCGCCAAGCCCAACAATCCCAACCGTTTGGCCGGGGCCGACTTTCCAATGGCGAAGCGGCGAATAGGTGGTAATCCCCGCACACAGGAGTGGTGCCGTGGCGGCCAGATCAAGGGTTCCAGGAACTTTGAGAGTATAGGCTTCATCCACCACGATGCTTTCCGAGTAACCGCCAAAGGTAACTCCGCCCAGATGCCGGTCTTCGGAATTATAAGTAAAGATCGTTGTCTGCTCGCAATATTGCTCCAAACCCTTCTGACAGCTTGGGCAGGTGCGGCACGAATCAACCATACACCCGACAGCCGCCAGATCGCCTTCCTGAAATTTTGTCACGGCAGAGCCGACTTTCACGACTCGACCGACAATTTCGTGACCCGGTACACAAGGGTAAACCGTGTTGTGCCATTCATTTCGCGCCTGATGAAGGTCAGAATGACAAACACCGCAATAGAGAATCTCAATCACCACGTCCTGTGCCAGCGGTTCGCGACGTGTCAGAGTAAACGGTGACAGGGCTGAGGTGGCTGATTGGGCAGCATAGGCTCTGGCAACAGCGGCGCGTGGTGATGAATGAGTATGAGTCGAAGACGTAGACATAACAGAATCTCCTTGAAAAGCGGTGAAGCCCGGCCTTACCTGCCAAACTTCAAATATTGATAGTTGTCGTGGTTTTTGTGTTTATTTAGATATGCTCATCATCAAAATGGGCTGGCAGTTGGGCGAACAATGATTTCGCTCACATCAACGTCATCAGGTTGGGAAATAGCAAAGGCAATCGCCCGGGCAATCGCTTCAGCCGGAATGGCGATTTTCCGAAAGACGGTCATTCCCTGACGGGCTTCCGCATCTGAAATGCTCTCTGCCAGTTCTGATTCAGTCACTCCAGGAGAAATAACTGTGACCCGAATGTTGTCAACTTCCTGGCGCAACCCGTCAGAAATAGCCCCTACGGCAAACTTGGTCGCACAATACACCGCACCCGTCGGAACCACCGCGTGACCACCAATTGACGAAACATTGATGACCTGACCAAATCCCTGTTCTCGCATGATTGGCAAAGCAGCCGCGATACCGTGCAAAACGCCTCGAATGTTGACATCAATCATCTGATTCCATTCGTCAACCTTGAGAGCTTCCAGCCTGGAAAGTGGCATGACTCCAGCGTTGTTGACAATAACATCAACTTGCCCAAAAGTTTGGCGGGCAAATTTGACGAATTCATCCACATCCTCGCGTTGGGTAACATCCAGCCGGCGGGAAACGGCTGATCCATCGGCACTTTTGATTTCCGCCACCAGGGATTCGAGTCGGTCTGTGCGACGAGCACCCAACACGACATGAGCACCACGGCGAGCCAGCAACCGGGCCGTTGCTTCGCCGATGCCGCTGCTGGCACCCGTAATGACAACCACTTTACCTTCGATTCCAGATTTTCCATTGATTTCTGACATGATGAAACTCCTTGATTTTGGGGTTGAGCCCGGCGCGGTTGAGCACCAGAGCAGGAACAATCGTGTTGTACAGTGGGCATATCGTAGCGAGTGGTCGGTCAAAAGCGGTAGACAAATGCTGGCGGATCCTTGCCTGATCCTGCAAAGTTCGGTATGTGCTATAGACACCAAAGCCAGAAGCGGGTAAACCAGGAAAACCACACTTCCCAGGGGGAAAAGCGATGTCAGTTCAGATTCTTTCAGACACAGCGTTGGAGCAATCTTTCCAGGAAAAGCGACTCGAACTCGCCGCCTTGATTGAACGATTCACCAGCCAGGATGGGGCTCACCAAACGGCAATCACACCATTGTGTTTGTTTCGTGCTTCGAGCCCATCCGAACCAGTCCACGCGGTGTATGAACCGGCATTATGTCTGGTTG harbors:
- a CDS encoding FHA domain-containing protein; amino-acid sequence: MQCPTCGIVNRDDAKFCTRCGSTLTPAGGARGAKYRQPGMMLRDMGADETLTAEAPASAEPSNVITVSSEAIPPGAPFIEVVFLTGLRKGEKLILSTFPATVGRDPGSMLQMDLNDTLASTRHAHLLFEGNKFILRDIGSTNGTYHKGNRVKEIVLTHGDVIEFGIGGPKLRFDMPWMVATPPPVHVDSFSGPAIPGALITPKAERAPGPVLLQKDQNRMPETPRGNDIPAWARNAPPPPELITPRPLPDSSPQPGGPQFLNRPIPESQSETPFIPSTVDQGGAQAGLVTGGNRTVAPHPSGNQHTLPDQNATAQKRRLMAVIKLILGFGLLILGAVVAIVFKSQAILVGFMACVMVLGIGIAIWGAAQLILGNSKQ
- the uvrB gene encoding excinuclease ABC subunit UvrB, translated to MKFELVSPYKPTGDQPQAIETLVRNVQAGSPSQVLLGITGSGKTFTIANMIEQLQRPTLVMAHNKTLAAQLFQEFRGFFPKNAVEYFVSYYDYYQPEAYVASTDTYIEKEATINEEIDRLRLSATRSAFERRDFVIVSSVSSIYGIGDPDAYFGMSLFIEPGQVLKRQELLKRLVELQYDRNDVDFVRGSFRVRGDVVEIYPSYSEQAIRVSFWGDEIDTMNVVDPLLGEILEPITHRYPIYPKSHYVMPKDVLKRAVVTIKEELETWEPQLLEMGKLVEAQRLRQRTIYDLEMIRELGFCRGIENYSRHLTGRPAGQPPPTLFDYLPKDTLIVVDESHQSIPQIRGMYEGDRSRKSTLVEYGFRLPSAMDNRPLKFAEWEKRIGQTIFVSATPGPYELQKTGGEIIEQIIRPTGLLDPLIDVRPVRGQIDDLLHEIRLRTAKKQRVIVTTLTKKMSEDLTDYYLDVGVNVRYLHSEIETLERIKILRDLRRGDFDVLIGINLLREGMDLPEVSLVAILDADKEGFLRSESSLIQIIGRAARHSEGQAILYADKMTDSMRRAINVTLYRREIQERYNTEHGITPQTIIKPIEATLVTAYEADYFKVPLDLDKFEEYTPENLDTTIKQLEHDMREAAKKLEFERAAELRDKLKYLKERQVLRNEG
- a CDS encoding cation transporter yields the protein MPESHQETGYISNQVQRVLIWLLVANVAVVIAKATAGWLAGSLSVMSDAAHSLTDSLNNIAGIVLIRLATRPADWDHPYGHSKIEQIGAFGITGLMCLTAYEIGREAISGWWRGEIPVVNISTLTLGVMVGTLAINIAVVWYERRAGQRLQSIFLIADAQHTMSDIYVTIGVLSGLVFVKLGYVWIDRFVALLVVCAIVYGAFNVVREAGSELMDTVAVDAKSLAQLASELPDVVEVRDVRSRGRGMYGFVELTIVVDHNDLRRAHRSTEVLENNIRQKYNLHTVTIHIEPSGE
- a CDS encoding NAD(P)-dependent alcohol dehydrogenase — translated: MSTSSTHTHSSPRAAVARAYAAQSATSALSPFTLTRREPLAQDVVIEILYCGVCHSDLHQARNEWHNTVYPCVPGHEIVGRVVKVGSAVTKFQEGDLAAVGCMVDSCRTCPSCQKGLEQYCEQTTIFTYNSEDRHLGGVTFGGYSESIVVDEAYTLKVPGTLDLAATAPLLCAGITTYSPLRHWKVGPGQTVGIVGLGGLGHMGVKFAHAFGAHVALFTTSPGKATDAHRLGADEVIISTNPDEMAKHKNRFDFILDTVSADHDINAYLKLLKLDGTLVLVGAPEHPLPVSAFNLILPRRNFAGSGIGGIVETQEMLNFCAEHSITSDIELISIQQINQAYERLLKSDVKYRFVIDMASLKNEE
- a CDS encoding SDR family oxidoreductase, whose protein sequence is MSEINGKSGIEGKVVVITGASSGIGEATARLLARRGAHVVLGARRTDRLESLVAEIKSADGSAVSRRLDVTQREDVDEFVKFARQTFGQVDVIVNNAGVMPLSRLEALKVDEWNQMIDVNIRGVLHGIAAALPIMREQGFGQVINVSSIGGHAVVPTGAVYCATKFAVGAISDGLRQEVDNIRVTVISPGVTESELAESISDAEARQGMTVFRKIAIPAEAIARAIAFAISQPDDVDVSEIIVRPTASPF